One Bremerella sp. JC817 genomic window carries:
- a CDS encoding proton-conducting transporter membrane subunit: MSLLAMLICVAPFCLAFALVIPSAWANHHADLMRRLCQASVAGVGAFLMLASLGLLFQSNITGSWSLTGSHGPLRISVYYDVISALMALLIGYIGWIISRFSGSYLDRDSRAGQFDKWLMVCLGAILGLVVSGNLIQLFVFWILTTFALHQLLMHNADRPWAVWTARKKFLISRLGDVFLGIAIYLVYQVWGTGELSELLAKFKEGAPALFDDSRVGVICILLVLSALTKSAQFPFHSWLPDTLETPTPVSALMHAGIINGGGFLLIRLSPLVSQSSAALALCTIIGGVTCLLGGIIMSTQSSIKRKLAYSTMSQMGFMMMQCGLGAFSIALIHIISHSLYKSHAFLRSGSAVTAPGLSHSPISWQKRLLTTGVGLVSASIIIVMVAFLMGVDGTPSMAEMLLGLVTLVALTHLISEAISSGSPRLALIGMTASTLIVAIYFLSHAALDGLTRDVLAHDSVGTSLSSQIVIGIVAIGFVSLGIIEIAKDHLANSRILQLLYVHAVNGFYFDIAARRLTALLWARSAPTP; this comes from the coding sequence ATGTCGCTTTTAGCCATGCTCATATGTGTCGCTCCGTTTTGTCTGGCGTTTGCACTCGTCATCCCTTCTGCATGGGCAAACCATCACGCCGATTTAATGCGTCGTTTGTGTCAAGCCTCGGTCGCAGGCGTCGGTGCTTTTCTGATGCTGGCTTCGCTCGGGCTCCTCTTCCAAAGCAACATTACTGGTAGTTGGTCTCTGACGGGCAGCCACGGGCCGTTGAGAATTAGCGTCTATTACGATGTTATTTCGGCACTGATGGCACTTTTGATCGGTTACATCGGCTGGATCATCTCGCGGTTTTCAGGCAGCTATCTCGATAGAGATTCGCGGGCGGGGCAATTCGACAAGTGGCTGATGGTCTGCCTTGGGGCAATTCTGGGATTAGTAGTTAGTGGCAACCTAATTCAATTGTTTGTCTTCTGGATACTGACGACCTTTGCTCTGCATCAACTCCTGATGCATAACGCGGATCGCCCCTGGGCGGTTTGGACGGCACGGAAGAAGTTTCTCATTAGCCGACTGGGGGATGTGTTTCTCGGAATCGCAATTTATCTGGTGTACCAGGTTTGGGGGACCGGCGAACTCAGTGAACTCCTCGCCAAGTTCAAAGAAGGTGCCCCAGCATTGTTCGACGACTCGCGTGTCGGAGTCATCTGCATATTGTTGGTTTTGAGTGCCCTAACCAAATCGGCTCAATTTCCCTTCCATAGCTGGTTGCCAGACACCCTAGAAACGCCAACGCCTGTGTCCGCCTTGATGCACGCTGGCATTATCAATGGAGGTGGGTTTCTCCTAATTCGACTCAGTCCTCTGGTTTCGCAATCGAGCGCTGCACTTGCACTCTGCACGATTATTGGCGGCGTGACTTGCTTACTCGGCGGCATAATCATGTCCACGCAGTCCAGCATCAAGAGAAAACTAGCCTACAGCACGATGTCGCAAATGGGCTTCATGATGATGCAGTGTGGGCTCGGCGCATTTTCGATTGCCTTAATCCACATCATTTCTCACTCGCTCTACAAGTCTCACGCTTTCCTTCGATCGGGCAGTGCCGTGACGGCCCCTGGATTAAGCCATTCTCCAATTAGCTGGCAGAAACGCCTGTTAACCACCGGTGTTGGTCTAGTCTCGGCATCGATCATCATCGTGATGGTGGCATTCCTAATGGGAGTGGATGGAACTCCTTCGATGGCTGAAATGCTGCTCGGCCTGGTCACGCTTGTTGCCCTGACCCACTTGATTTCCGAGGCGATCAGCAGCGGTTCACCCAGGCTAGCTCTGATAGGAATGACCGCATCCACGCTCATCGTGGCCATCTATTTTCTTAGTCATGCAGCACTTGATGGGTTAACGAGAGACGTCTTAGCCCACGACTCAGTCGGGACAAGCCTCAGTAGTCAGATTGTCATCGGAATCGTCGCTATCGGCTTTGTGTCTCTTGGCATTATTGAAATCGCGAAGGATCACTTGGCAAACTCGCGGATTCTACAGCTTCTCTATGTGCATGCCGTGAATGGTTTTTACTTCGATATCGCAGCGCGGCGACTTACGGCCCTACTTTGGGCTCGGTCTGCTCCCACGCCATAG